In Uranotaenia lowii strain MFRU-FL chromosome 2, ASM2978415v1, whole genome shotgun sequence, one genomic interval encodes:
- the LOC129746470 gene encoding 3,4-dihydroxyphenylacetaldehyde synthase-like, producing MANMDVNEFREFGKAAIDFIADYFETIRERDVLPSVEPGYLHDLLPSDMPERGEDWKASMEKFQKFILPGITHWQSPNFHAFYPSRTSYTSMVGETLAAGLSVIGISWTSSPACTELEVIVMNWVGQLLNLPKCFLSSDDGPGGGIIQGSASESIFIAVIVAREQAVRRLVPLHPELTEAEIRGRLVCYTSDQSNSCVEKSGIMGAIKMRLLASDENGVLRGKTLKEAVEQDKSEGLFPVILVATLGTTGTCAFDNLEEIGPICSENDIWLHVDAAYAGSAFALEEYAWTMKGLEAADSLNFNLHKWFFINFDSCGMWFKDSDKLTEVLCVDRIYLQHKYQGQSKAPDFRHWQIPLGRRFRALKIWLTLNMMGAEKIRSILRFHISLANKFEDLVRADERFEVMSSMLGLVCFRFKGEDALSKQLLTNITKRKKIYMIPATYRGKYVIRFTIAGMDPQAEDVDFAWAEIRSQANLLVPRLSNDHSVKDQSVKDLSVKDLSINGHSVHGQAINGHSMNGNVTNSHSINGHSENGDSINGHISS from the exons AGACGTCCTACCATCGGTGGAACCGGGCTACCTGCACGATCTGCTCCCATCGGATATGCCGGAACGGGGCGAAGACTGGAAGGCCTCAATGGAGAAGTTCCAAAAATTTATCCTCCCTGGCATCACACACTGGCAATCGCCAAACTTCCATGCGTTCTACCCGTCCCGCACTTCCTACACATCGATGGTTGGCGAAACACTTGCCGCCGGACTGAGCGTCATTGGGATAAGTTGG ACCAGCAGTCCGGCTTGCACCGAATTGGAGGTGATAGTGATGAACTGGGTTGGTCAACTGTTGAATCTTCCGAAGTGCTTTCTAAGTTCTGACGATGGACCTGGCGGCGGAATCATCCAGGGTTCGGCGAGTGAGTCAATCTTCATTGCTGTGATAGTAGCACGGGAACAGGCGGTTCGGAGACTGGTGCCTTTGCACCCGGAACTAACTGAGGCCGAAATCCGAGGACGCCTGGTATGCTACACAAGTGACCAGAGCAATAGCTGTGTAGAAAAATCTGGCATAATGGGGGCAATCAAGATGCGATTGTTGGCCTCGGACGAGAACGGAGTTCTACGCGGGAAAACTCTGAAAGAAGCTGTTGAACAAGATAAGTCGGAAGGATTATTTCCGGTTATATTAGTAGCTACGTTGGGCACAACTGGTACCTGTGCATTCGATAATCTGGAGGAAATTGGACCAATCTGTTCCGAGAATGATATCTGGTTACATGTTGATGCAGCATATGCCGGTTCTGCTTTTGCTCTGGAGGAATACGCTTGGACCATGAAGGGACTCGAGGCTGCTGATTCGCTCAATTTCAATCTTCATaaatggtttttcatcaatttcgaCAGCTGTGGCATGTGGTTCAAGGATTCGGATAAACTGACTGAGGTTTTGTGCGTAGATCGCATCTACCTGCAGCATAAATATCAGGGTCAAAGTAAGGCACCCGATTTCCGCCACTGGCAGATTCCACTGGGAAGACGATTCCGAGCGTTGAAGATTTGGCTTACGCTCAATATGATGGGGGCAGAGAAGATCCGTTCGATCCTACGTTTTCACATAAGTTTGGCAAATAAGTTCGAGGACCTCGTGCGAGCTGATGAAAGATTTGAAGTTATGTCCTCCATGTTAGGATTAGTTTGTTTCCGTTTCAAGGGTGAAGATGCGTTGTCAAAGCAACTTCTGACAAATATAACGAAGCGCAAGAAGATCTACATGATTCCGGCAACTTATCGAGGCAAATATGTCATACGTTTCACGATTGCCGGTATGGATCCTCAAGCAGAAGATGTGGATTTCGCATGGGCGGAGATCAGATCCCAGGCCAATTTGTTGGTACCGAGGTTGAGCAATGATCATTCAGTTAAAGATCAGTCGGTCAAAGACCTCTCAGTAAAAGATCTCTCAATCAATGGTCATTCAGTCCATGGTCAGGCAATAAATGGGCATTCAATGAATGGGAACGTAACTAATAGCCATTCAATCAATGGTCACTCAGAAAATGGGGATTCAATCAATGGCCACATCAGTTCATAA